A section of the Oryzias latipes chromosome 8, ASM223467v1 genome encodes:
- the LOC110014520 gene encoding uncharacterized protein LOC110014520 isoform X3, giving the protein MEVSWLVLLVSAAVFAAIFLLLVTCVDCTNQGPLGERKPRLPAATCAHIIQRTPSEEDVPPSGFIVIHPRTGSTLPAVDVNPAHPSSIALSPYPSSAHPGYRRPTTPTETESNPSYENSGMPSAQRESDGEDTGYITVLPENDPGKSRASTPSSDDLHEYVNVESQGSSNYLNVPSPSNARSTPEPSCPSVSDDDDDNNYVNQLPINDG; this is encoded by the exons ATGGAGGTCTCCTGGCTCGTCCTCCTGGTGTCGGCCGCCGTCTTTGCCGCCATCTTCCTGCTGTTGGTTACCTGTGTGGACTGTACAAACCAAGGCCCATTGGGTGAGAGGAAGCCCCGCCTCCCTGCTGCCACATGTG CTCACATCATCCAAAGAACCCCTTCAGAGGAGGACGTGCC GCCCAGCGGATTCATCGTCATCCATCCACGAACCG GATCCACGCTGCCGGCCGTGGACGTTAACCCCGCCCACCCCTCATCCATCGCCCTGTCGCCATA CCCGAGCTCTGCTCATCCTGGATACCGGCGGCCCACCACCCCGACAGAAACCG AGAGCAACCCCAGCTACGAGAACTCAG GAATGCCTTCCGCACAGCGAGAGAGCGACGGCGAAGACACCGGATACAT AACCGTGCTGCCCGAAAACGACCCTGGGAAGAGTCGGGCCTCCACGCCCAGCTCAG ATGATCTACACGAGTACGTAAACGTCG AGTCCCAGGGGTCCAGCAACTACCTGAACGTTCCCAGCCCGAGCAACGCAA gatcAACCCCTGAACCGTCGTGTCCGAGCGTCAGCGATGACGATGACGACAACAACTATGTGAACCAGCTGCCG ATCAACGACGGCTAA
- the LOC110014520 gene encoding putative protein TPRXL isoform X4 has protein sequence MEVSWLVLLVSAAVFAAIFLLLVTCVDCTNQGPLAHIIQRTPSEEDVPPSGFIVIHPRTGSTLPAVDVNPAHPSSIALSPYPSSAHPGYRRPTTPTETESNPSYENSGMPSAQRESDGEDTGYITVLPENDPGKSRASTPSSEDPDCSSSSSTDDLHEYVNVESQGSSNYLNVPSPSNARSTPEPSCPSVSDDDDDNNYVNQLPINDG, from the exons ATGGAGGTCTCCTGGCTCGTCCTCCTGGTGTCGGCCGCCGTCTTTGCCGCCATCTTCCTGCTGTTGGTTACCTGTGTGGACTGTACAAACCAAGGCCCATTGG CTCACATCATCCAAAGAACCCCTTCAGAGGAGGACGTGCC GCCCAGCGGATTCATCGTCATCCATCCACGAACCG GATCCACGCTGCCGGCCGTGGACGTTAACCCCGCCCACCCCTCATCCATCGCCCTGTCGCCATA CCCGAGCTCTGCTCATCCTGGATACCGGCGGCCCACCACCCCGACAGAAACCG AGAGCAACCCCAGCTACGAGAACTCAG GAATGCCTTCCGCACAGCGAGAGAGCGACGGCGAAGACACCGGATACAT AACCGTGCTGCCCGAAAACGACCCTGGGAAGAGTCGGGCCTCCACGCCCAGCTCAG AAGACCCCgactgctcctcctcttcttctacaGATGATCTACACGAGTACGTAAACGTCG AGTCCCAGGGGTCCAGCAACTACCTGAACGTTCCCAGCCCGAGCAACGCAA gatcAACCCCTGAACCGTCGTGTCCGAGCGTCAGCGATGACGATGACGACAACAACTATGTGAACCAGCTGCCG ATCAACGACGGCTAA
- the LOC110014520 gene encoding putative protein TPRXL isoform X1, producing MEVSWLVLLVSAAVFAAIFLLLVTCVDCTNQGPLGERKPRLPAATCAHIIQRTPSEEDVPPSGFIVIHPRTGSTLPAVDVNPAHPSSIALSPYPSSAHPGYRRPTTPTETESNPSYENSGMPSAQRESDGEDTGYITVLPENDPGKSRASTPSSEDPDCSSSSSTDDLHEYVNVESQGSSNYLNVPSPSNARSTPEPSCPSVSDDDDDNNYVNQLPINDG from the exons ATGGAGGTCTCCTGGCTCGTCCTCCTGGTGTCGGCCGCCGTCTTTGCCGCCATCTTCCTGCTGTTGGTTACCTGTGTGGACTGTACAAACCAAGGCCCATTGGGTGAGAGGAAGCCCCGCCTCCCTGCTGCCACATGTG CTCACATCATCCAAAGAACCCCTTCAGAGGAGGACGTGCC GCCCAGCGGATTCATCGTCATCCATCCACGAACCG GATCCACGCTGCCGGCCGTGGACGTTAACCCCGCCCACCCCTCATCCATCGCCCTGTCGCCATA CCCGAGCTCTGCTCATCCTGGATACCGGCGGCCCACCACCCCGACAGAAACCG AGAGCAACCCCAGCTACGAGAACTCAG GAATGCCTTCCGCACAGCGAGAGAGCGACGGCGAAGACACCGGATACAT AACCGTGCTGCCCGAAAACGACCCTGGGAAGAGTCGGGCCTCCACGCCCAGCTCAG AAGACCCCgactgctcctcctcttcttctacaGATGATCTACACGAGTACGTAAACGTCG AGTCCCAGGGGTCCAGCAACTACCTGAACGTTCCCAGCCCGAGCAACGCAA gatcAACCCCTGAACCGTCGTGTCCGAGCGTCAGCGATGACGATGACGACAACAACTATGTGAACCAGCTGCCG ATCAACGACGGCTAA
- the LOC110014520 gene encoding A-agglutinin anchorage subunit isoform X2, which produces MEVSWLVLLVSAAVFAAIFLLLVTCVDCTNQGPLGERKPRLPAATCAHIIQRTPSEEDVPPSGFIVIHPRTGSTLPAVDVNPAHPSSIALSPYPSSAHPGYRRPTTPTETESNPSYENSGMPSAQRESDGEDTGYITVLPENDPGKSRASTPSSDPDCSSSSSTDDLHEYVNVESQGSSNYLNVPSPSNARSTPEPSCPSVSDDDDDNNYVNQLPINDG; this is translated from the exons ATGGAGGTCTCCTGGCTCGTCCTCCTGGTGTCGGCCGCCGTCTTTGCCGCCATCTTCCTGCTGTTGGTTACCTGTGTGGACTGTACAAACCAAGGCCCATTGGGTGAGAGGAAGCCCCGCCTCCCTGCTGCCACATGTG CTCACATCATCCAAAGAACCCCTTCAGAGGAGGACGTGCC GCCCAGCGGATTCATCGTCATCCATCCACGAACCG GATCCACGCTGCCGGCCGTGGACGTTAACCCCGCCCACCCCTCATCCATCGCCCTGTCGCCATA CCCGAGCTCTGCTCATCCTGGATACCGGCGGCCCACCACCCCGACAGAAACCG AGAGCAACCCCAGCTACGAGAACTCAG GAATGCCTTCCGCACAGCGAGAGAGCGACGGCGAAGACACCGGATACAT AACCGTGCTGCCCGAAAACGACCCTGGGAAGAGTCGGGCCTCCACGCCCAGCTCAG ACCCCgactgctcctcctcttcttctacaGATGATCTACACGAGTACGTAAACGTCG AGTCCCAGGGGTCCAGCAACTACCTGAACGTTCCCAGCCCGAGCAACGCAA gatcAACCCCTGAACCGTCGTGTCCGAGCGTCAGCGATGACGATGACGACAACAACTATGTGAACCAGCTGCCG ATCAACGACGGCTAA
- the LOC105354488 gene encoding uncharacterized protein LOC105354488 yields the protein MNPGEDPSNLQSPSPGSPLGGQECVRRPSVLSLSCVARGGPLFLRVLPPAAEPRLFISRPPCRDFLFLGRRAVTLHFLFRPPSPDFLFLGRRAVTLHLLYRPPSPNFLFLGRRAVTLHLLYRPPSPNFLFLGRRAVTLHLLYRPPSPDFLFLGRRAVTLHFLFRPPSPDFLFLGRRAVTLHFLFRPPSPDFSFLGRRAVTLHFLFRLPSPDFLFLGRRAVTLHFLFRPPSPDFLFLGRRAVTLHFLFRPPSPDFLFLGRRAVTLHFLFRPPSPDFSFLGRRAVTLHLLFWPPSPDFLFLGRRAVTLHFLFRLPSPDFLFLGRRAVTLHFLFRPPSPDFLFLGRRAVTLPFLFRPPSPDFLFLGRRAVTLHLLYRPPSPDFLFLGRRAVTLHFLFRLPSPDFLFLGRRAVTLHFLFRPPSPDFISRPPCRDFAFPF from the exons ATGAATCCTGGGGAAGATCCTTCTAATCTGCAGTCCCCCAGTCCTGGATCTCCTCTGGGGGGTCAGGAAT GTGTGCGGCGCCCGAGCGTGCTCTCATTAAGCTGCGTTGCACGCGGCGGCCCTCTGTTCCTGCGCGTGCTGCCTCCG GCCGCCGAGCCCCGACTTTTTATTTCTCGGCCGCCGTGCCGTGACTTTTTGTTTCTCGGCCGCCGTGCCGTgactttgcatttcctttttaggCCGCCGAGCCCCGACTTTTTATTTCTCGGCCGCCGTGCCGTGACTTTGCATTTACTTTATAGGCCGCCGAGCCCCAACTTTTTATTTCTCGGCCGCCGTGCCGTGACTTTGCATTTACTTTATAGGCCGCCGAGCCCCAACTTTTTATTTCTCGGCCGCCGTGCCGTGACTTTGCATTTACTTTATAGGCCGCCGAGCCCCGACTTTTTATTTCTCGGCCGCCGTGCCGTgactttgcatttcctttttaggCCGCCGAGCCCCGACTTTTTGTTTCTCGGCCGCCGTGCCGTgactttgcatttcctttttaggCCGCCGAGCCCCGACTTTTCGTTTCTCGGCCGCCGTGCCGTgactttgcatttcctttttaggCTGCCGAGCCCCGACTTTTTGTTTCTCGGCCGCCGTGCCGTgactttgcatttcctttttaggCCGCCGAGCCCCGACTTTTTATTTCTCGGCCGCCGTGCCGTgactttgcatttcctttttaggCCGCCGAGCCCCGACTTTTTGTTTCTCGGCCGCCGTGCCGTgactttgcatttcctttttaggCCGCCGAGCCCCGACTTTTCGTTTCTCGGCCGCCGTGCCGTGACTTTGCATTTGCTCTTCTGGCCGCCGAGCCCCGACTTTTTATTTCTCGGCCGCCGTGCCGTgactttgcatttcctttttaggCTGCCGAGCCCCGACTTTTTGTTTCTCGGCCGCCGTGCCGTgactttgcatttcctttttaggCCGCCGAGCCCCGACTTTTTATTTCTCGGCCGCCGTGCCGTGACTTTGCCATTCCTTTTTAGGCCGCCGAGCCCCGACTTTTTGTTTCTCGGCCGCCGTGCCGTGACTTTGCATTTACTTTATAGGCCGCCGAGCCCCGACTTTTTATTTCTCGGCCGCCGTGCCGTgactttgcatttcctttttaggCTGCCGAGCCCCGACTTTTTGTTTCTCGGCCGCCGTGCCGTgactttgcatttcctttttaggCCGCCGAGCCCCGACTTTATTTCTCGGCCGCCGTGCCGTgactttgcatttcctttttag